In the genome of Drosophila pseudoobscura strain MV-25-SWS-2005 chromosome 3, UCI_Dpse_MV25, whole genome shotgun sequence, one region contains:
- the sca gene encoding protein scabrous: MAASNILRLILLAAALSCPAVGAATAGVVLSDVNNMLRDAARATSENPARAKDKKEQAVPSSVELLRFVEDAEEGEDSEDESLGSLEMLSSGQTLPQTPDSTSPIKLGDQVRLLSKQLNALMMRRREDYEMLEHNLRKSLRLTTDAASADADMRTELNKLREEVASLRGSQGGNKERLTVEWLQQAISEIRKQLAELQHTAGNVAKDVQQRSAGYEDLATIRSDFQQIKLELAAQHERQQQTEVLVQELREEMLQQEEDYQHALSRQQQQQQKEHSTPNSASIEEESSSSSSSSQELSGSSSGSSSSSSVTLADHKRRHCRFQSQQIHALQLAHRGLRRQVNELRFHHIDERVRSLEVEQHRIANANFNLSSQIASLDKLHTSMLELLEDVEGLQTKMDKSIPELRHEISKLEFANAQITSEQSLVREEGKNAARSLQAMAVSVSVLQDEREGIRKLVSTVESLQTNVDRLQSLVNDELKNKLSHLNKPHKRPHHQLQQQQQTQQEASIDSALAETLVSELENVEAQYEAIINKLPHDCSEVHTQADGLHLIAPAGQHHPLMSHCTADGWTTVQRRFDGSADFNRTWADYAHGFGTPGGEFWIGNEQLHHLTLDNCSRLRVHMQDIYDNVWVAEYARFYISSRADGFRLQIGEYSGNASDALNYQQGMQFSAIDDDRDISQTHCAANYEGGWWFSHCQHANLNGRYNLGLTWFDAARNEWIAVKSSRMLVKRLPAAECQAGTSGPGPAPATSATSTTTPEAQASVALTASTSTPSTVVQFIAAAQA, encoded by the exons ATGGCTGCCTCCAACATTTTGCGGCTAATTCTATTGGCGGCGGCTCTGAGCTGTCCCGCGGTTGGAGCTGCCACCGCCGGCGTGGTGCTCAGCGACGTGAACAACATGTTGCGTGATGCCGCCCGAGCCACCTCGGAGAACCCTGCGAGGGCAAAGGACAAGAAGGAGCAGGCAGTGCCCTCCAGtgtggagctgctgcgctTCGTGGAGGATGCCGAAGAGGGCGAGGATAGCGAGGACGAGAGCCTCGGCTCCCTGGAAATGCTCTCCAGCGGACAGACCCTGCCCCAGACCCCGGACTCCACCTCCCCCATCAAGCTGGGCGATCAGGTGCGCCTGCTCTCCAAGCAGCTCAATGCCCTGATGATGCGGCGCCGCGAGGATTACGAGATGCTCGAGCACAATCTCCGCAAATCCCTGAGGCTCACCACGGACGCGGCCAGCGCCGATGCCGATATGCGGACGGAACTGAACAAACTCAG GGAGGAGGTGGCCAGCCTGCGCGGCTCCCAGGGCGGAAACAAGGAGCGCCTCACCGTCGAGTGGCTGCAGCAGGCCATCTCCGAGATCCGCAAACAGCTGGCGGAGCTGCAGCATACCGCCGGCAACGTGGCCAAGGATGTGCAGCAGCGTAGCGCCGGCTACGAGGATCTGGCCACAATCCGCAGCGACTTCCAGCAGATCAAGCTAGAGCTGGCCGCCCAGCAcgagcgacagcagcagacagaggTGCTGGTGCAAGAGCTGCGGGAGGAGATGctccagcaggaggaggactaCCAGCACGCCCTTAgccgccaacaacaacagcagcagaaggaacaCTCCACGCCGAACTCCGCCAGCATCgaggaggagagcagcagcagcagcagcagcagccaggag CTCTCTGGGTCCAgttccggctccagctccagctccagcgtcACTCTGGCCGACCACAAACGCCGCCACTGCCGGTTCCAGAGCCAGCAGATCCACGCCCTGCAGCTGGCCCATCGCGGACTCCGGCGGCAGGTGAACGAGCTGCGCTTCCACCACATCGATGAGCGGGTGCGCAGTCTGGAGGTGGAGCAGCACCGCATCGCCAACGCCAACTTCAATTTGAGCAGCCAGATCGCCTCGCTGGACAAGCTGCACACCTCCATGCTGGAGCTGCTCGAGGACGTGGAGGGGCTGCAGACTAAGATGGACAAGAGCATACCGGAGCTGCGGCACGAGATCTCCAAGCTGGAGTTCGCCAACGCCCAGATCACCTCCGAGCAGAGCCTGGTGCGGGAGGAGGGCAAGAATGCGGCCCGCTCCCTACAGGCCATGGCCGTCAGCGTGAGCGTGCTGCAGGACGAGCGTGAGGGCATACGGAAGCTCGTGAGCACGGTGGAGAGTCTGCAGACGAATGTGGACAGGCTGCAGTCGCTGGTGAACGATGAACTGAAGAATAAG CTGTCACACCTGAACAAGCCCCACAAGCGTCCGCACcatcagctccagcagcagcagcagacgcagcagGAGGCCAGCATCGACTCGGCCCTGGCGGAGACCCTCGTGAGCGAGCTGGAGAACGTCGAGGCACAGTACGAGGCCATCATCAATAAGCTGCCCCACGACTGCAGCGAGGTGCACACCCAGGCGGATGGCCTCCACCTGATTGCGCCCGCCGGCCAGCACCATCCCCTGATGTCGCACTGCACCGCCGACGGATGGACCACGGTGCAGCGTCGCTTCGACGGCAGTGCCGACTTCAACCGCACGTGGGCGGACTACGCCCACGGCTTCGGGACCCCCGGTGGCGAGTTCTGGATCGGCAACGAGCAGCTGCACCACCTAACGCTGGACAACTGCAGCCGACTGCGGGTGCACATGCAGGACATCTACGACAACGTGTGGGTGGCCGAATATGCCCGATTCTACATCTCGTCGCGGGCCGATGGCTTCCGCCTGCAGATCGGGGAGTACAGCGGGAACGCCTCCGATGCGCTCAACTACCAGCAGGGCATGCAGTTCTCGGCCATCGACGACGACCGCGACATCTCACAGACGCACTGCGCTGCCAACTATGAGGGGGGCTGGTGGTTCTCTCATTGCCAGCACGCCAATCTGAATGGGCGCTACAATCTGGGGCTGACTTGGTTCGACGCCGCTCGCAACGAATGGATAGCGGTCAAGTCCAGCCGGATGCTGGTGAAGCGACTGCCCGCCGCCGAGTGCCAGGCAGGAACGAGCGGCCCGGGCCCGGCGCCCGCGACAAGTGCAACCTCAACCACAACCCCAGAGGCTCAGGCGTCGGTGGCATTGACGGCATCCACCAGTACGCCCAGTACTGTGGTGCAGTTCATTGCCGCCGCTCAGGCGTAA